The stretch of DNA aaattgtatttatatataaactATATAATAATTCTTTAAAATATGTCGGATCTGATGAAAATATTTGGAGGTTGGCCACCAGACCAGGGCCCAGTTGCATCAAAGCCCGCCCTGGAGACTGTGAAGGCGGAGGAGTTCGAGGTCAGCCCCATGGTCTTGGGCCTGATGCTgtcctttttgctgtttgtgaTCGCCTTCTGGATCTGGCTGATCTCCCGCAGCTGTCTGCTGGCTCAGCCAGTGAAGCCAACCAAAGACCGAAAGCCGCGACAGCAGGGAGGTCAAGCTGCTGGGGCCAGAAAATCTTTGGGTCGTATCCTAAGCAAAAAGGGGCAGAGTGACGCGTCCTTTTCCAGCAAACAGAAGTCGAGCAGCTTGTTAACGTTGCCGCAGATCAGATCCCCGCGACTATCGAGACGCTATTATATGGGCTTGGACCGGATGGAGCCCTACAAACTACGCTTTGAGTCGGAGCGCACCTCAAGCGATACGAAAACGATCACTCAAAGCACAGTTAACAGGATAACAGAATCAACATCTTTGTCAGAGTCAAGCAGTCGATTGTCTAGAGAATCCTCCATAGGAAATACAACGTCTAAAACGggaacggaaacggaaacgggaTCATCACCATTGTCAGAATCAAGCAGTCGACCGTCAAAAGAATCCTTCACAGGAAACTACACAACCGGAATGTCTACCTCCCCCCACGGCTGCTTGGTGACGAATCGGAGCAGGACAGCGGGTTTGCCCATGACGAAATACAGAATACGGTGGGCCAACTTGGGCAATCAGAAGGTTCGATTCATAACTTAACATTTAACATAATAAACACTGAAAGTTCCCCAGGACGAAGAACCCAACACGGAGACTACCAACAGCGAGAGGGGTTGAGAAAGAGTATTCAAAAAACGATTGGCATTCACCCTACACCTTCGTTCTGTCAAACAAAGCAAACTTGGCCAAATAAAAACTATCttttaatgtttaaaaaaatataaagaaataaaatataaaataaattaaatgaatccCGCATGCAAGATAGATCTGGCTGGTCGTGAGTGCCAGAAGTGGATGACGAAGGTGTGCGCCCACTGCAGCAGCCTTCTGCCGGATGCGGAGGAGGCAGCCCTTTGGGACAGATGGTGGCCGAACGAGCTGCCGTCGCCCTACAAGTCCCTGGTCAACTACATGTCCGCCTTCGACTGCCACAAGCTGCGGCGAGAGGTGGCGCGTCTGGTGGAAGAGTCGCTGTCTACAACAGACGAATCAACTGAGACCTGGACATACTCTAGAATCTATGGCTACCTTTTTGTGGCCATATTAGTGGGCGTTGTCCTTTTCCTGCTGATGTGCGTACTGTGGATGTTGGTGGTTACCTTCCGACATCATCCACAAATGGCTCCGCCATCGCCTTCGCCGAAGGGGAAGGATAAGGATGTGGAGGCAGCCAAATATAAGAAGTCGTCATCGGAATCAGCAACGCTACGTAATCCGGTCAAGCTTGCCTTTGCTGAGGAGTCCGATTCCAGGACGCACCACAGACCCTATAGAAAGAGCAGTAGCTCCGAGCTGAACTCCATGTACAATCAGGATAATAATTCGTCGTATCCAGAGCCGGGAACTGCGCAGCAGGGTCGACGAGAGCAGCACCGATTCAAATAATAAAGAATGCAAAGCCGAAGATCCCACAAGGATGGTGGATAGAGTAAGAAAGAGTCGGAAAGCAGAGCACGAAAGCTGCAGAGCATTTCGAGCTAgcggaaaaaataaaggaTGAGAAACGGGGAAAGCGGGTATAACCGAAAAATAACACCAACAAATTCGAAAACTGTCGTGGCTGTGCTCAATCGGGGAGAAGATTTATGAAATGTGTTCCGTTCCGCCCCGAtttgtcctttttttattcgttgattttgtttctgggtttgtttcgttttgcttgtGTGCCGCCaacaaacagaagagagacgaaaaagagtgcaaaaacaaataaatattcaaccAAATGCACAGTGGAACAGAAGCTTAGTGgaacatttatatatttaataataaaattcaaatttcacttCGGTCTTTgttgtataaataattaaatcaaattatgaaattttcaTGCGAAAGACCATGAAACCATTTGGCATATATTGATCAGGTATAGCCCACTgtagaacacacacacagagacataaTCTAGGATGTGCATGACCAGTGTGACCCCACCGAAGTGGCTTGGCCAAGTGTTGTCCCTGGCAGCGTATCAACATTTTGCCTATAAATACGGCGAATGTCGTTAATCTGGAATACaagcaatttttaaaaatccatAGACGATGGTTTATGGCTCGCCTGGGAGGGCAGCGCCAGAGGAATGGGTCTGGAGACTGACGGAGGGTCAGAGTGCACGGgattggccataaaaaaacaattgcatttaatatcaattgaatgcacacacattttaAAATCGAAATTCTAGCAAACAATTTAGACAAAATGcgtttatatttatgttatGTCTAAATGATTGTTCAAATTATGGATGCCAGCGCAGAATTTATGcgcttttcttttatatttcaatgaatttattttcggATTTAGTTGGGGAGTCATCGAACAACCAGACGGGCAGAATCGAACCCATACCCAGACACAGAGACCCTCGTATATTCCGCAGTAGCTGCAGCAGTTGTGGCACTTAAATCACGGCCGCAACTGTaacgaaattgaaaacttttactatatgtatatgtacatatgtacatatatacgaatatgtttgtttgtcccactgtttgtttgtttgtttgtctgtctgttggtaCTTTTAATTCATtcgatgctgcagctgccgctcccGAGCGAGACCCTTGCCtgactttgatttatttgtcgGTCTCGATGTccaaaatggaattaaaaGTTTAACGGGTTGGCAGCGCTTTCCTTTCCCGCTTTAGTGCTTTAAAAACGCATTGATTGCTATTGACAAATTGATTGGCTGCTCCCAGCATTCCTGCCTTTAATGTCAATTTCATTCCAGCTTTATTAACAATTTGCGAGTGCGACATTATGACAGTCTGTCGTCGTAAATCAACCGACCGCAGACCACGTACGAGCTGCAGCCTCTTTCTGGTTCTGTCAACCCTTTTGATTCGTTATTTCCGACTGCACCATTTCTACAAGCAATTCAATCCCtattaatataataattaatcTTCGTTATAATGTTTTGCACCTCCGGAAATCAAATTAGaaatccatttgcatttgatggcttaacaaaatttatttatcaaatCAATCAACTGATTGAAAATTTGGCACAAATTATTTACTAGCACTAATACATTTCCTGAGCCCTTGATGTGAAATTGGACTATGGTTTTGAGGCTACTATTCCATTCCAAATAAACCTTTCCTTGTCTTTGATATGTGCACAAAACACTCGTGGTTTAAGCCACAGAGTGGTTCaagcaaatttaaaatattataaactTTCTCTCCGTGTAGTGCTTTCATGCTCCAGCTTCATTCTTTGCTCGATTTAACTCGTTGATTTTGTGGCTTACACTCATTAAGCCAGCCTGCACCGACCCCTGCCATTGTTGGTGGGAGCCTGCCAGCCCATCCTAACTGGACAGAGTTCGCC from Drosophila subobscura isolate 14011-0131.10 chromosome O, UCBerk_Dsub_1.0, whole genome shotgun sequence encodes:
- the LOC117898176 gene encoding uncharacterized protein LOC117898176, with translation MNPACKIDLAGRECQKWMTKVCAHCSSLLPDAEEAALWDRWWPNELPSPYKSLVNYMSAFDCHKLRREVARLVEESLSTTDESTETWTYSRIYGYLFVAILVGVVLFLLMCVLWMLVVTFRHHPQMAPPSPSPKGKDKDVEAAKYKKSSSESATLRNPVKLAFAEESDSRTHHRPYRKSSSSELNSMYNQDNNSSYPEPGTAQQGRREQHRFK
- the LOC117898175 gene encoding uncharacterized protein LOC117898175; translated protein: MSDLMKIFGGWPPDQGPVASKPALETVKAEEFEVSPMVLGLMLSFLLFVIAFWIWLISRSCLLAQPVKPTKDRKPRQQGGQAAGARKSLGRILSKKGQSDASFSSKQKSSSLLTLPQIRSPRLSRRYYMGLDRMEPYKLRFESERTSSDTKTITQSTVNRITESTSLSESSSRLSRESSIGNTTSKTGTETETGSSPLSESSSRPSKESFTGNYTTGMSTSPHGCLVTNRSRTAGLPMTKYRIRWANLGNQKDEEPNTETTNSERG